A window of the Schistocerca nitens isolate TAMUIC-IGC-003100 chromosome 5, iqSchNite1.1, whole genome shotgun sequence genome harbors these coding sequences:
- the LOC126259561 gene encoding trafficking protein particle complex subunit 6b, with the protein MADEALFEYLHSELVAYAFKDCEKDKQASDLSTLEYIGFSSGYRIIERLTKEWPRFKDELDTMKFICTDFWSSINKKQIDNLRTNHQGVYVLQDNAFRFLTRLSTGRQYLELAPRYVAFTCGLIRGALSNLGINSMVTAEVQSMPACKFHIQVQRT; encoded by the exons ATGGCAGACGAAGCGTTGTTTGAATACCTTCACTCGGAACTCGTCGCCTATGCTTTCAAAGATTGCGAGAAAGATAAACAG GCATCGGACCTGTCAACATTGGAATACATTGGATTTTCGTCAGGATATAGAATTATTGAAAG GTTAACAAAAGAGTGGCCACGATTCAAAGATGAACTTGATACCATGAAATTTATATGTACTGATTTTTGGTCATCCATCAATAAGAAACAGATTGATAATCTAAGGACCAATCATCAAGGCGTATATGTACTCCAAGATAATGCATTCCGATTTCTAACTAGACTGTCAACAGGTCGCCAGTATCTTGAACTAGCTCCTAGG TATGTAGCATTCACTTGTGGACTGATACGTGGTGCTTTGTCTAATCTTGGTATCAATAGTATGGTGACAGCTGAAGTCCAGTCAATGCCAGCATGCAAATTCCACATTCAGGTGCAGAGGACATGA